In one window of Candidatus Avedoeria danica DNA:
- a CDS encoding glycosyltransferase family 39 protein: protein MTPAPPPPRARFRLARPIRRRLAVPPSAVPGLAAAALGLALMAESVLILSGQWLSPKPWLGRGAAALWALAIAAYIAFVAREGDDSNRGDAVPPTDADSRDGITAVGSLRLACAVLGLAAGAAAVALIQAIGDDKPARTYVWVLVLWSVGVAVYTLGFGLPAAWLRPHGLTAFARRHRTVLVDGAALFALALVLRLIALDRVPNVLTGDEGVFGLAARWMSQGEGGHMFSTYWANGTLYLVPHAVLALFLDAGTWATRLPTAVGGALAAPATYALGRVVATRRVGVVAGLLVAVSHMHVHLSRIGLGHGLDAVAAAVAGAALVHAVRTRDTRSAAVAGLALGLAQYGYVGGRLVDVVALVFAVGSAAVIGLVAWPRREARSWWREAGVRPLLVAFGGALVVAGPMIRWALVRPNDYLSRLSAQGILQTGKWTEVAERVGDAPLAIAWSQARDAVFALVAAPAHEFYFSPYPMLDVVWAGLFGLGFAACVVRPTDRGRLWLVLQVVLAWLTLALGAHASTASYRISGALPAMAVLAALALFALTDALWSAEDEASRDPAAATADDSTSVSDAPESPAPASDSPAPDSPTPDAPAPASAPVAPTAMARRAHWTTPAGLVAGIVCFQLWAYWGVFAPGCNFFDSGTAAASHLGITVQRYGDGRAVFVLGRPWFDTGVYESVRYLSDRTVEPFDAAAPEHTRADADPGLRLARIFDVPEGADLDALVDRIADTAPAMIFAAPQRRSELDFLAKRLGDQRVHDLARCPAPEGTLLGMAMIERAATASDP from the coding sequence ATGACCCCCGCCCCGCCGCCCCCCCGCGCCCGATTCCGTCTCGCCCGGCCGATTCGAAGGCGTCTCGCCGTCCCGCCCTCCGCCGTCCCCGGCCTGGCCGCCGCCGCCCTCGGCCTGGCATTGATGGCCGAGAGCGTGCTCATCCTGAGCGGCCAGTGGCTCTCGCCCAAGCCGTGGCTCGGCCGGGGCGCCGCGGCGCTCTGGGCGCTGGCGATCGCGGCCTACATCGCTTTCGTCGCGCGCGAGGGCGACGACAGCAACCGCGGTGATGCCGTCCCGCCGACCGACGCGGACAGCCGCGACGGCATCACCGCCGTCGGCAGCCTGCGCTTGGCGTGCGCCGTCCTGGGTCTCGCGGCCGGAGCCGCCGCCGTTGCCCTCATCCAGGCGATCGGTGACGACAAGCCGGCCCGCACGTACGTCTGGGTCCTCGTGCTCTGGTCCGTCGGCGTGGCCGTGTACACCCTCGGCTTCGGGCTGCCGGCCGCGTGGCTGCGGCCGCACGGCCTCACCGCCTTCGCCCGCCGCCACCGCACCGTGCTCGTCGACGGCGCCGCACTGTTCGCGCTGGCGCTCGTGCTGCGCCTCATCGCCCTCGACCGCGTGCCCAACGTCCTGACCGGCGACGAGGGCGTCTTCGGCCTCGCGGCGCGCTGGATGAGCCAGGGCGAGGGCGGCCACATGTTCTCGACCTACTGGGCGAACGGTACGCTCTACCTGGTCCCACACGCCGTCCTGGCGCTCTTCCTAGATGCCGGGACGTGGGCCACCCGTCTGCCGACGGCCGTCGGCGGCGCGCTGGCGGCGCCGGCGACGTATGCCCTCGGGCGGGTCGTCGCGACGCGCCGCGTCGGGGTCGTCGCCGGGCTGCTCGTGGCCGTCTCGCACATGCACGTCCACCTGAGCCGCATCGGCCTCGGGCACGGGCTCGACGCCGTCGCCGCTGCGGTGGCGGGCGCGGCGCTGGTCCATGCCGTGCGCACGCGCGACACCCGCAGCGCGGCCGTCGCCGGGCTGGCACTCGGCCTGGCGCAGTATGGCTACGTCGGCGGCCGGCTCGTCGACGTCGTGGCGCTGGTGTTCGCCGTCGGATCGGCCGCCGTGATCGGGCTCGTGGCCTGGCCCCGCCGCGAGGCGCGGTCGTGGTGGCGCGAGGCCGGCGTCCGGCCGCTGCTCGTGGCCTTCGGCGGCGCGCTCGTCGTCGCCGGCCCGATGATCCGATGGGCGCTCGTGCGGCCGAACGACTACCTCTCCCGGCTGTCGGCCCAGGGCATTCTGCAGACGGGCAAGTGGACGGAGGTGGCCGAACGGGTCGGCGACGCACCGCTGGCGATCGCGTGGAGTCAGGCGCGTGATGCCGTCTTCGCGCTCGTCGCCGCCCCGGCCCACGAGTTCTATTTCTCGCCCTACCCGATGCTCGACGTCGTGTGGGCCGGCCTGTTCGGCCTCGGCTTTGCCGCCTGCGTCGTGCGCCCGACCGACCGCGGCCGGCTGTGGCTCGTCCTCCAGGTCGTCCTGGCCTGGCTCACGCTGGCCCTTGGCGCCCACGCCTCGACGGCCAGCTACCGGATTTCGGGCGCGCTGCCGGCGATGGCCGTTCTCGCCGCCCTTGCCCTCTTCGCGCTGACGGATGCGCTGTGGTCGGCCGAAGACGAAGCGTCACGCGATCCTGCCGCGGCGACGGCCGATGACTCCACGTCCGTGTCCGATGCGCCGGAATCCCCTGCGCCTGCATCCGACTCGCCCGCGCCCGACTCGCCCACGCCCGACGCGCCCGCGCCGGCGTCCGCACCGGTTGCACCCACGGCGATGGCCCGCCGCGCCCACTGGACGACCCCCGCCGGTTTGGTCGCGGGGATCGTTTGCTTCCAGCTCTGGGCCTACTGGGGCGTCTTCGCCCCCGGCTGCAATTTCTTCGACTCCGGAACGGCAGCCGCCTCGCACCTGGGCATAACCGTGCAGCGGTACGGGGACGGCCGCGCCGTGTTCGTCCTCGGCCGCCCGTGGTTCGACACCGGCGTGTACGAGAGCGTGCGCTACTTGTCCGATCGCACGGTGGAGCCGTTCGACGCCGCCGCCCCCGAGCACACCCGCGCCGATGCCGACCCGGGGCTGCGCCTGGCGCGGATCTTCGACGTGCCGGAGGGCGCCGACCTCGATGCGCTCGTCGACCGCATCGCGGACACCGCGCCGGCCATGATCTTCGCCGCGCCGCAGCGCCGGAGCGAGCTCGACTTCCTGGCCAAACGCCTCGGCGACCAGCGCGTCCACGACCTCGCCCGCTGCCCCGCCCCGGAGGGGACGCTGCTGGGCATGGCGATGATCGAAAGGGCGGCGACGGCGTCGGATCCGTGA